The following coding sequences lie in one Apium graveolens cultivar Ventura chromosome 3, ASM990537v1, whole genome shotgun sequence genomic window:
- the LOC141714220 gene encoding uncharacterized protein LOC141714220, with amino-acid sequence MLAEPSLQENNPEKVREDFPYPWWILYVDGVVNNNRAGARVVLITSEGHHLMSAIHFKFYITNNDAEYEALINGLKIALEVGVVNLIAQSDSELVVNQVNGGFQSRGPRTELYMRCVQCLLQRFGSARLEGVPREKNGNAEPWKKWACKWTMCC; translated from the coding sequence ATGTTGGCAGAACCTTCCTTACAGGAGAATAACCCTGAAAAGGTAAGAGAAGATTTCCCATACCCTTGGTGGATTCTATATGTCGATGGGGTTGTGAATAATAATAGAGCAGGAGCTAGGGTTGTTCTGATTACCTCGGAGGGGCACCATTTGATGAGCGCCATTcacttcaaattttatatcacAAATAATGACGCTGAATATGAAGCCCTAATTAATGGTTTGAAGATAGCCTTGGAAGTAGGGGTTGTGAATTTGATAGCTCAGAGCGATTCGGAGTTAGTGGTAAATCAAGTTAATGGAGGGTTTCAATCCCGGGGTCCTCGAACTGAGTTGTACATGAGGTGTGTACAATGCTTGCTCCAAAGATTTGGTAGCGCCAGGCTAGAGGGTGTGCCAAGAGAAAAGAATGGCAATGCGGAGCCTTGGAAAAAATGGGCTTGCAAATGGACAATGTGTTGCTAG